Proteins found in one Brevibacillus brevis genomic segment:
- a CDS encoding NfeD family protein: protein MSATRLVKSRVRLLFSLLCLIMGMTMLLAPASTTAKTYQKAVWIPVDSTIERGLESFLHRAFADAQKQQADLVILHINTPGGEVNAADQIGQLIRQAPMHVIAYIDNQAFSAGTYIALNANEIIMTPGSSMGAAAPIDMAGNAADIKFISGWSNKMKAAAELNNRNPDVARAMVEIDTEFPGLKPKGTVLSLDAQQAKQLGYADDVVSNKEELLKKLGIQSDSLQAIEPTGGELVARWVTSPIVMSLLLIIGLGGIVVELFAPGFGVAGTISLFAFSLYFFGHYVAGFANWLHIGLFVIGILLMLLEIFLPGGIVGAIGFLSIVTGLVMAAYDTKQGLASLGVAALITAIVTFLLVKKYGVKGLFSKFVLGETQSNEEGYVAPRDQRELEGKSGIALTPLRPAGVVKVEGKRVDAVSVGGFIEAGTAITVVQVEGTRIVVAELEQKE from the coding sequence ATGAGTGCAACAAGGCTAGTAAAAAGCCGCGTGCGATTGCTTTTTTCACTTCTTTGCCTGATTATGGGAATGACCATGCTTCTTGCTCCCGCGTCCACAACAGCCAAGACCTATCAAAAAGCTGTCTGGATTCCAGTAGATAGCACCATCGAGCGAGGGCTGGAGAGCTTTTTACACAGAGCATTTGCTGACGCACAGAAGCAGCAGGCAGACCTTGTTATCTTGCATATCAATACGCCAGGTGGAGAAGTTAACGCTGCCGACCAGATTGGGCAGTTGATCCGTCAGGCTCCCATGCATGTGATAGCCTACATTGATAATCAGGCTTTTTCAGCGGGAACTTACATCGCCCTGAATGCAAATGAAATTATTATGACTCCAGGTAGTAGCATGGGGGCAGCCGCACCGATTGACATGGCAGGGAATGCGGCAGACATTAAGTTCATTTCCGGTTGGAGCAATAAAATGAAGGCGGCAGCTGAGCTGAACAATCGCAATCCTGACGTTGCTCGCGCGATGGTGGAAATCGATACAGAATTCCCGGGATTAAAGCCAAAAGGCACGGTGCTTTCTCTTGATGCCCAACAAGCGAAGCAGTTGGGTTATGCAGATGATGTGGTGTCCAATAAGGAAGAACTGCTCAAAAAGCTCGGCATTCAGTCAGATTCCCTCCAGGCGATTGAGCCAACTGGTGGAGAACTGGTAGCAAGATGGGTAACGAGTCCCATTGTGATGAGCCTTTTGCTCATCATTGGTTTGGGAGGAATTGTAGTAGAACTGTTTGCCCCTGGCTTTGGTGTTGCGGGGACGATTTCGCTCTTCGCGTTTAGTCTGTACTTCTTCGGGCATTATGTAGCGGGATTTGCCAACTGGTTGCACATAGGATTGTTTGTCATCGGAATCTTACTGATGCTTCTGGAAATTTTTCTTCCGGGCGGCATTGTCGGTGCGATTGGCTTCCTGAGCATTGTGACTGGTCTCGTAATGGCAGCCTACGACACGAAGCAAGGGCTGGCATCCCTGGGTGTGGCTGCTTTGATCACGGCAATTGTTACGTTCCTGTTAGTGAAGAAATACGGGGTCAAAGGTCTATTCAGCAAGTTTGTCTTGGGTGAGACGCAAAGCAATGAAGAAGGTTACGTAGCTCCGCGCGATCAGCGTGAGCTGGAAGGAAAATCAGGCATCGCCCTGACACCATTGCGCCCGGCAGGGGTCGTCAAGGTGGAAGGAAAACGTGTGGATGCTGTATCGGTTGGTGGTTTCATTGAAGCAGGTACCGCCATC
- a CDS encoding histidine triad nucleotide-binding protein, which translates to MEKSIFTKIMDGEIPARIEYEDEHVIVIHDIAPKARVHLLIIPRKPIPTLMDVSAEDLTLIGHIHHVAQLLAKKLELPGFRLINNCGKEGGQEVFHIHYHLLSGFYE; encoded by the coding sequence ATGGAAAAAAGTATTTTTACCAAAATCATGGACGGTGAAATTCCTGCTCGTATCGAGTATGAGGACGAGCACGTCATTGTCATCCACGATATTGCACCAAAAGCACGCGTTCACTTGTTGATTATCCCGCGTAAGCCGATTCCCACGCTCATGGATGTAAGCGCCGAGGATCTGACGCTGATCGGGCATATCCATCATGTAGCGCAACTCTTGGCGAAAAAGCTGGAGCTGCCAGGTTTTCGCCTGATTAACAACTGCGGCAAAGAGGGTGGACAAGAGGTTTTCCACATCCATTATCACCTGTTGTCCGGTTTTTACGAATAA
- the rpsU gene encoding 30S ribosomal protein S21: MAEIRVKKNESLDSALRRFKRESAKSGVMAELRKRRHFEKPSIKRKKKSEAARKRKF; the protein is encoded by the coding sequence ATGGCAGAAATTCGAGTCAAGAAAAACGAGTCTTTGGATAGCGCACTTCGCCGCTTCAAGCGTGAAAGCGCAAAATCCGGGGTGATGGCGGAACTGCGTAAACGTCGCCACTTTGAGAAGCCTAGCATTAAGCGCAAGAAGAAATCCGAAGCAGCTCGCAAACGCAAGTTTTAA
- a CDS encoding GatB/YqeY domain-containing protein, with amino-acid sequence MSVMERLDQDMKQAMKDRAALKLSVIRMVKAALKNEEINKGRLLSEDEVLTILTRELKQRRESLHEFEKAGRVELASKTREEIDVLSAYLPAQLSEDEIRDIVREGIAATNASSKKEMGKVMGAIMPKVKGRADGNLVQKIVSEELPS; translated from the coding sequence ATGAGTGTAATGGAGCGACTCGATCAAGATATGAAGCAAGCAATGAAGGACAGAGCTGCTCTAAAACTCTCTGTTATTCGCATGGTGAAAGCCGCATTAAAGAACGAAGAGATTAACAAGGGCAGACTTTTGTCTGAAGACGAAGTGCTGACCATCTTGACTCGTGAGTTAAAACAACGCCGTGAATCCCTCCACGAATTTGAGAAGGCAGGCCGCGTGGAACTTGCCTCGAAAACGCGCGAAGAGATCGACGTGCTCTCCGCTTACTTACCCGCTCAGCTTAGCGAAGACGAAATTCGTGATATCGTTCGGGAAGGTATCGCAGCTACCAATGCCTCCTCCAAAAAGGAGATGGGCAAAGTGATGGGTGCGATCATGCCGAAAGTGAAAGGCAGAGCAGACGGAAACCTCGTGCAAAAGATTGTATCTGAGGAACTACCATCGTAG